One region of Streptomyces davaonensis JCM 4913 genomic DNA includes:
- a CDS encoding response regulator transcription factor has translation MPVTVLLVDDEPLVRAGLRAVLDAQPDIEVVGEAADGAAVIPLVRSLRPDVVAMDVRMPLLDGIEATRAVLRTVDDPPKILVVTTFENDEYVYEALRAGADGFLLKRARPAEIVNAVRLVAEGESLLFPASVRQLAAEHGESGANPAARAAMERAQLTEREAEVLRLMTRGLSNAEIAARMVVGTETVKSHVSAVLAKLGARDRTQAVIAAYESGFVAPG, from the coding sequence ATGCCGGTCACCGTTCTCCTCGTCGACGACGAACCCCTCGTACGCGCGGGCCTGCGGGCCGTGTTGGACGCGCAGCCGGACATCGAGGTCGTCGGGGAGGCGGCCGACGGGGCCGCGGTCATCCCGCTGGTGCGGAGCCTGCGTCCGGACGTGGTCGCGATGGACGTACGGATGCCGCTGCTGGACGGGATCGAGGCCACCCGCGCGGTACTGCGGACGGTCGACGACCCGCCGAAGATCCTCGTGGTGACGACCTTCGAGAACGACGAGTACGTCTACGAGGCACTGCGCGCGGGAGCCGACGGGTTTCTGCTGAAGCGGGCCCGGCCCGCCGAGATCGTGAACGCGGTCCGGCTGGTCGCCGAGGGCGAGTCGCTGCTGTTCCCGGCGTCGGTACGGCAGCTCGCCGCCGAGCACGGGGAAAGCGGCGCCAACCCTGCGGCCCGCGCCGCCATGGAGCGGGCGCAGCTCACCGAGCGGGAGGCGGAGGTGCTGCGGCTGATGACGCGCGGGCTGTCCAACGCCGAGATCGCCGCCCGGATGGTCGTCGGCACGGAGACGGTGAAGTCGCATGTGAGTGCCGTACTGGCGAAGCTGGGGGCCCGGGACCGCACGCAGGCCGTGATCGCTGCGTACGAGTCGGGGTTCGTGGCACCCGGGTGA
- a CDS encoding GntR family transcriptional regulator has translation MGTQQLETVPEPKYWHLRTVLSEALDSEFSVGEILPNERDLAARFGVARATLRQALEQLELEGRLQRRRGVGTTVAPPRVGVAVGTTEQHVWPGAAGDDWQPVDSTLEAPPAAVAGVLETGAEELVHLVRRSRVTHGQPVAAELLYVPASSVPDLSAIDAPAGAARARAVLRELQRLALEGQERAVELGSARADDAKQLDRLPGAPVLVVTTRYFAEGGRTAAVSVATYRADTCRLTFGDSGGVEIHEGPERQAS, from the coding sequence GTGGGGACCCAGCAATTGGAAACGGTGCCGGAACCGAAGTACTGGCATCTCAGGACCGTGCTCAGCGAGGCGCTGGATTCGGAGTTCTCCGTGGGGGAGATCCTGCCCAACGAGCGTGATCTGGCAGCCCGCTTCGGCGTGGCCCGGGCGACGCTCCGGCAGGCTCTGGAACAGCTCGAACTGGAGGGCAGGCTTCAGCGTCGCCGCGGTGTCGGTACGACGGTGGCACCGCCGCGCGTGGGGGTCGCGGTCGGCACCACCGAGCAGCATGTGTGGCCGGGGGCGGCGGGGGACGACTGGCAGCCCGTCGACAGCACGTTGGAGGCTCCGCCCGCGGCTGTGGCCGGGGTCCTGGAGACCGGCGCCGAGGAGCTGGTGCACCTGGTGCGTCGCTCCCGCGTGACGCACGGTCAGCCCGTCGCCGCCGAGCTGCTCTACGTCCCCGCGTCCTCGGTGCCGGACCTCTCCGCCATCGACGCGCCCGCCGGGGCGGCACGCGCGCGTGCGGTGCTGCGCGAGCTTCAGCGGCTGGCGCTGGAGGGCCAGGAGCGCGCCGTCGAGCTGGGCTCGGCCCGCGCGGACGACGCCAAGCAACTGGACCGGCTCCCCGGGGCACCCGTCCTCGTCGTCACGACCCGCTACTTCGCCGAAGGCGGTCGGACCGCCGCGGTCTCCGTCGCCACCTACCGCGCGGACACCTGCCGGCTGACCTTCGGGGACTCCGGCGGTGTGGAGATCCACGAGGGACCGGAACGCCAGGCGTCCTGA
- a CDS encoding ROK family transcriptional regulator, whose amino-acid sequence MGRLTGGDPSLLRRINSAVVLHALRATDSATLTEITRVTGLSRPTVEGVVEDLIEAGYVVEKAADEGATRRQGRPARRFRFRAEAGHLLGLDIGPHRVAALLSDLDGRVLGSIAKDVEETATADERLERLRTAVAELLRRAGVPRGSLRAVGAATPGIVEADGTVRLSTALPQWSGLPLGERLSRSFKCPVLVENDANAAAVAEHWKGAATESDDIVFVLAGLSPGAGSLIGGRLHRGFGGAAGEIGALHLLGREATPETLLSTTDEPLHPLDEQAVAEVFAEAREGDLRARAAVDRFIQRLVHDTAALVLALDPELVVVGGWAAGLDGVLEPLHRELARYCLRPPKVTLSLLGEAAVATGALRLALDHVEEQLFAVEQTVTARR is encoded by the coding sequence GTGGGGCGGCTGACCGGCGGGGATCCCTCGCTGCTGCGAAGGATCAATTCCGCTGTGGTGCTGCACGCGCTGCGTGCCACCGACAGCGCGACGCTGACCGAGATCACCCGGGTCACCGGACTGTCCCGGCCGACCGTCGAGGGGGTCGTCGAGGACCTCATCGAGGCGGGGTACGTCGTCGAGAAGGCCGCCGACGAGGGCGCGACGCGGCGCCAGGGACGTCCGGCGCGCCGGTTCCGGTTCCGGGCCGAGGCCGGTCATCTGCTGGGCCTGGACATCGGGCCGCACCGGGTCGCCGCACTGCTGTCCGACCTGGACGGGCGGGTGCTCGGCTCCATCGCCAAGGACGTGGAGGAGACGGCCACCGCCGACGAGCGTCTGGAGCGGCTGCGCACGGCCGTCGCCGAGCTGCTGCGCCGGGCCGGTGTGCCGCGCGGTTCGCTGCGGGCCGTGGGCGCCGCGACGCCGGGGATCGTGGAGGCGGACGGCACGGTGCGGCTGAGCACGGCCCTGCCGCAGTGGTCGGGGCTGCCGCTCGGCGAGCGGCTGAGCCGGTCCTTCAAGTGCCCGGTGCTGGTCGAGAACGACGCCAACGCGGCGGCGGTCGCCGAGCATTGGAAGGGCGCGGCGACCGAGTCCGACGACATCGTGTTCGTGCTGGCCGGGCTGAGCCCGGGGGCCGGTTCGCTGATCGGCGGGCGGCTGCACCGGGGATTCGGCGGCGCTGCCGGTGAGATCGGCGCGTTGCATCTGCTGGGCCGTGAGGCCACGCCGGAGACCCTGCTCTCCACCACGGACGAGCCGCTGCACCCGCTCGACGAGCAGGCGGTGGCCGAGGTGTTCGCCGAGGCGCGCGAGGGCGACCTGCGGGCCCGTGCGGCCGTGGACCGGTTCATCCAGCGGCTCGTCCACGACACGGCGGCCCTGGTGCTGGCCCTCGACCCGGAGCTGGTCGTCGTGGGCGGCTGGGCGGCGGGCCTGGACGGCGTACTGGAGCCGCTGCACCGCGAGTTGGCCCGCTACTGCCTGCGGCCGCCGAAGGTCACCCTGTCCCTCCTCGGCGAGGCGGCCGTCGCGACGGGGGCGCTGCGGCTGGCGCTGGACCATGTGGAGGAGCAGTTGTTCGCGGTGGAGCAGACGGTCACGGCACGGCGCTGA